A window from Sus scrofa isolate TJ Tabasco breed Duroc chromosome 2, Sscrofa11.1, whole genome shotgun sequence encodes these proteins:
- the LOC100519009 gene encoding olfactory receptor 5B3-like, whose amino-acid sequence MKNSTEVTQFILLGLTDDPELQVPLFTTFILVYLITLIGNLGIIMLILLDSHLHTPMYFFLSNLSLVDICYSSAVTPIVMAGFIPGDKVISYSACAAQMFFFAAFATVENYLLASMAYDRYVAVCKPLHYTTTMTTGVCVCLATGSYVCGFLNASIHIGDTFTLSFCRSNMVHHFFCDVPAVMVLSCSDRHVSELVLVYVVSFNIFFALLIILISYLLIFITILKMPSSAGYQKALSTCASHFTAVSIFYGTIIFMYLQPSSSHSMDTDKIASVFYAMIIPMLNPVVYSLRNKEVKSAFMKVVLEAKLSLGL is encoded by the coding sequence ATGAAGAATAGCACAGAGGTGACACAGTTCATTCTCCTAGGACTAACTGATGACCCAGAACTGCAGGTTCCCCTCTTTACAACCTTCATTCTCGTCTACCTCATCACTCtgattgggaatttggggattATTATGTTGATTCTACTGGACTCTcatctccacacccccatgtactttttcctcagcAACTTGTCTCTGGTGGATATTTGTTACTCTTCAGCTGTCACTCCCATAGTCATGGCTGGGTTCATTCCAGGAGACAAGGTCATTTCCTACAGTGCATGTGCTGCTCAGATGTTCTTTTTTGCAGCCTTTGCCACTGTAGAAAATTACCTTTTGGCCTcaatggcctatgaccgctatgtggcagTGTGCAAACCCTTACACTATACCACCACCATGACAacgggtgtgtgtgtctgtctggcCACAGGCTCCTATGTCTGTGGTTTCCTTAATGCCTCCATCCATATTGGAGACACTTTCACTCTCTCTTTCTGTAGGTCCAACATGGTCCATCACTTTTTCTGTGATGTTCCAGCAGTCATGGTTCTCTCTTGCTCTGATAGACATGTGAGTGAACTGGTTCTTGTTTATGTAGTGAGCTTCAACATCTTTTTTGCTCTCCTGATTATCTTGATTTCCTACCTGCTCATATTTATCACCATCCTGAAGATGCCCTCTTCTGCAGGATACCAGAAGGCTTTATCCACCTGTGCCTCCCATTTCACTGCTGTCTCCATCTTCTATGGAACGATTATCTTCATGTACTTACAGCCCAGCTCCAGTCATTCCATGGACACAGACAAAATTGCCTCTGTGTTCTATGCTATGAtcatccccatgctgaaccctgtGGTCTACAGTTTGAGGAACAAGGAGGTCAAGAGTGCCTTTATGAAGGTAGTTTTGGAGGCAAAATTGTCTTTAGGATTATGA